The stretch of DNA CCGGTCTACCTGGCCCAGCGCCTCTCCGCCGACACCGCGACCAGCCGCCTCTAGAAGATCCACTCCGTGATAGGACTGAGACGTCGACGAGGCCGCCGAGCAGCGGGTGCTCGCCCGCCGGACCCGCCTGATCGGCGCCGACGACTGGCCCGAGGGGCGGCGCCTGCTGATCCCGGCGGTGGACGCGAGCACCGGCGAGCCGGTGGTCTGGGACGCCCGCAGCGGTGTGCCGTTCGTCCACGCGGTGGCGGCGAGCAGCGCCTTCCCCGGCGTCGAGCCCCCGGTCACCGTGCAGGGCCGCCCGCACTTCGACGGCGCGCTGCGGGCCGGTGTCAACGCCGACCTCGCCGCAGGTGCCCGCACCCTGGTGGTGGTCGCACCCCTGGCGCACCGTCACCAGCTCGACACCGGTCAACTCGCCGCGACCGGCGCCGAGTCCGTCATCACGATCACCCCGGACGAGGCCTCGGCCCGCGCCCTCGCCGAGGACCGGCCGACCCCGGCGGCCTGGGCCCTGGCCTACCG from Kitasatospora sp. MMS16-BH015 encodes:
- a CDS encoding patatin-like phospholipase family protein, with the protein product MLARRTRLIGADDWPEGRRLLIPAVDASTGEPVVWDARSGVPFVHAVAASSAFPGVEPPVTVQGRPHFDGALRAGVNADLAAGARTLVVVAPLAHRHQLDTGQLAATGAESVITITPDEASARALAEDRPTPAAWALAYREGHRQATEATAAELRPHWPST